The following are encoded together in the Mesoterricola sediminis genome:
- a CDS encoding flagellar basal body L-ring protein FlgH yields MRYLLPILSGLLVLGCSLPKTHDPNLTRQPRIPYPEDAPARGALSDGSLWQDRATFADLRAHNLNDLVTIRIAETTTATSKADVTTARSGSNNLNAPSLFSRLANAGVGSGAAATSGYTTSNTNKFAGNGVTDRSAVFTTTITARVVKVLGNGNLIFEGYRDIHLNNEKQRLYVAGMLDPARLDATNTIASAQVAELRVGYGGQGVVDETLKPGYISRLLAYIWPF; encoded by the coding sequence GATTGCTGGTCCTGGGGTGCTCGCTCCCCAAGACCCACGATCCCAACCTCACCCGCCAGCCCCGCATCCCCTATCCCGAGGACGCCCCGGCGCGGGGAGCCCTCTCCGACGGATCCCTCTGGCAGGACCGGGCCACCTTCGCCGACCTGCGGGCCCACAACCTGAACGACCTCGTCACCATCCGGATCGCGGAGACCACCACCGCCACCTCCAAGGCCGACGTGACCACCGCCCGGTCCGGCTCGAACAACCTGAACGCCCCCAGCCTCTTCAGCCGCCTCGCCAATGCGGGCGTGGGCAGCGGCGCCGCCGCCACCAGCGGGTACACCACCTCCAACACCAACAAGTTCGCGGGCAACGGGGTCACCGACCGCAGCGCCGTCTTCACGACGACCATCACCGCCCGGGTCGTGAAGGTCCTGGGCAACGGCAACCTGATCTTCGAGGGCTACCGGGACATCCACCTCAACAACGAGAAGCAGCGGCTCTACGTGGCCGGTATGCTGGACCCGGCCCGGCTCGACGCCACCAACACCATCGCCTCGGCCCAGGTGGCCGAGCTGCGGGTGGGCTACGGCGGCCAGGGCGTGGTGGACGAGACCCTCAAGCCGGGCTACATCAGCCGGCTCCTGGCCTACATCTGGCCCTTCTGA
- a CDS encoding flagellar basal body P-ring protein FlgI, with protein MMRRILLSLLTVLGAAAAETRYELPLREVANLQGVRGNMLLGYGLVVGLKGTGDTNQSKFTIQTLANLMARQGISIATTGLNVKNVASVMVTAELPAFARPGQRVDVTVSSNGDAQSLAGGTLLMTPLQGPDGQVYVVGQGPVLVGGFSVATAGASNTKNHPTAGRIPEGGLVEREVGGNFNDRKVLRYSLQEEDFTTAVRVVKAINQELPAASARALDARTVEVPIPPEFQGRTVELVARLENLPIALQTKARVVVNEKTGTVIMGSDVRIGAVSIVQAGLSISVSTVQKVSQPAPLSKGKTVTTATGDVKAEEEKTKSFTLEPGTTVGRLAEMLNNVGVTPRDLVAILQAMKDAGALNAELRVL; from the coding sequence ATGATGCGACGGATCCTCCTCTCCCTCCTGACCGTCCTCGGCGCCGCCGCCGCGGAGACCCGGTACGAGCTGCCCCTCCGGGAGGTCGCGAACCTCCAGGGCGTGCGCGGCAACATGCTCCTCGGCTACGGTCTCGTGGTCGGCCTCAAGGGCACCGGCGACACCAACCAGTCCAAGTTCACCATCCAGACGCTGGCCAACCTCATGGCCCGCCAGGGCATCAGCATCGCGACCACGGGCCTGAACGTGAAGAACGTGGCCTCCGTGATGGTCACCGCCGAGCTCCCCGCCTTCGCGCGGCCCGGACAGCGGGTCGACGTCACCGTCAGCTCCAACGGGGACGCCCAGTCCCTGGCCGGCGGCACCCTCCTCATGACCCCCCTCCAGGGCCCCGACGGCCAGGTCTACGTGGTCGGGCAGGGCCCCGTCCTGGTGGGCGGCTTCTCCGTCGCCACCGCCGGAGCCTCCAACACCAAGAATCACCCCACCGCCGGCCGGATCCCCGAAGGCGGCCTGGTGGAGCGGGAGGTGGGCGGCAACTTCAACGACCGCAAGGTCCTCCGCTACAGCCTCCAGGAGGAGGACTTCACCACCGCCGTGCGCGTGGTCAAGGCCATCAACCAGGAGCTGCCGGCGGCCTCCGCCCGGGCCCTGGACGCCCGGACCGTGGAAGTCCCCATTCCCCCCGAATTCCAGGGGCGGACCGTGGAGCTCGTCGCGCGCCTGGAGAACCTGCCCATCGCCCTCCAGACCAAGGCCCGGGTCGTCGTGAACGAGAAGACCGGAACGGTCATCATGGGCTCGGACGTGCGGATCGGGGCCGTGAGCATCGTGCAGGCCGGCCTCTCCATCTCCGTCTCCACGGTCCAGAAGGTGAGCCAGCCCGCGCCGCTCTCCAAGGGCAAGACGGTGACCACGGCCACCGGCGACGTGAAGGCCGAGGAGGAGAAGACCAAGTCCTTCACCCTCGAGCCGGGCACCACCGTCGGGCGCCTCGCCGAGATGCTCAACAACGTGGGCGTCACCCCCCGCGACCTGGTGGCCATCCTCCAGGCCATGAAGGACGCGGGCGCCCTCAACGCCGAGCTGAGGGTCCTGTGA
- the flgM gene encoding flagellar biosynthesis anti-sigma factor FlgM, producing the protein MSAGSSAPSQPASTAPAGPVSDALSVSSGAHFVAVARARITGIPDVRLDRVEALRASLDAEDYHPDPDAVADGLLKEYTPLPLGS; encoded by the coding sequence GTGAGCGCTGGCAGTTCGGCTCCCTCTCAGCCGGCTTCCACCGCTCCGGCGGGTCCCGTCTCGGACGCCCTCAGCGTCTCCAGCGGCGCCCACTTCGTGGCCGTGGCCCGGGCCCGCATCACCGGGATTCCCGACGTGCGGCTGGACCGGGTGGAGGCGCTCCGGGCGAGTCTGGACGCCGAGGACTACCATCCGGACCCCGACGCCGTGGCGGACGGGCTCCTCAAGGAATACACCCCCCTCCCGCTGGGGTCCTGA